A window of the Trichoderma asperellum chromosome 6, complete sequence genome harbors these coding sequences:
- a CDS encoding uncharacterized protein (EggNog:ENOG41), whose amino-acid sequence MPIPSLFTPITVPDADTWTHYLETPKEYPTDKPLFVDCDSGRSYSLNDVKRLALEFGKGLSHVLNWKKGHVMGLFTPNNIDVPVVNFAVHWAGGVASPANPTYTPEELANQLQDSGAKALITQKPFLEVARKAAALAGLPVDRILLLGDGRDETGVHRHWTDITARGASVQPQKAAIDPKKDLAYLVYSSGTTGLPKGVMLTHYNLVAQAMQMRRDERGLSYDVDSQLGVLPFFHIYGLMVVLGTSVSTGAKCVVMSKFDIEKACRLIQDHRLTFMYVPPPIVLALGKHPVVSKYDLSSLRWINSAAAPLSRELAVAVWDRLKVGVKQGYGLSETSPAVMVQLSEEWWKFQGSVGRLFPGMEAKIVDEDGKELGRNEAGELLLKGPNVFSGYWNKPELNKETFTEDGWYRTGDIFYCCPQGQFYITDRKKELIKYKGFQVPPAELESKLHGREDIADVCVIGVWDKVQHTEIPRAYVVLKPGVAETEARAKDIIEWLNAKVAPPKKLRGGVRFIKEVPKSQAGKILRRVLKEQAKKEDEAETPKAKL is encoded by the exons ATGCCCATTCCCTCGCTATTTACACCAATTACGGTACCGGACGCCGACACATGGACGCACTACTTGGAGACGCCTAAGGAGTATCCTACCGATAAAC CCCTCTTTGTCGATTGTGACTCTGGCAGATCGTACTCTCTCAATGACGTGAAGCGCCTGGCCCTCGAATTCGGCAAGGGTCTCAGCCATGTCTTGAATTGGAAAAAGGGCCATGTCATGGGCCTCTTCACGCCCAACAACATTGATGTGCCGGTAGTCAACTTCGCCGTTCATTGGGCGGGTGGCGTTGCGAGCCCTGCCAACCCCACGTACACTCCCGAGGAGCTGGCAAACCAGCTCCAGGATTCTGGCGCAAAGGCGCTTATTACGCAGAAGCCCTTCTTGGAGGTGGCTCGCAAGGCGGCAGCGCTGGCAGGCTTGCCTGTAGACAggatcttgctgctgggaGATGGACGCGACGAGACTGGAGTTCACAGGCATTGGACGGATATTACTGCCAGAGGGGCCAGTGTTCAGCCTCAGAAAGCAGCCATCGACCCTAAGAAGGATCTGGCCTATCTCGTGTACAGTTCG GGAACTACTGGATTGCCCAAGGGCGTGATGCTCACCCATTACAATTTGGTTGCTCAAGCCATGCAGATGCGCCGCGATGAGAGAGGCTTGAGTTATGATGTTGACTCTCAACTGGGCGTTCTTCCCTTTTTCCACATCTAC GGTTTGATGGTCGTGCTGGGCACATCCGTGAGCACCGGCGCCAAATGCGTTGTCATGTCCAAGTTCGACATTGAAAAAGCCTGCAGACTCATCCAAGACCACCGCCTCACCTTCATGTACGTACCGCCGCCCATCGTGCTCGCCCTGGGCAAGCACCCCGTCGTGTCAAAGTACGACTTGTCGTCGCTGCGTTGGATCAACTCGGCCGCCGCGCCGCTGAGCAGGGAGCTGGCCGTTGCGGTCTGGGATCGCCTGAAAGTCGGAGTCAAGCAGGGCTACGGCCTTTCTGAGACGTCCCCTGCAGTTATGGTACAGCTGTCGGAAGAGTGGTGGAAGTTCCAGGGCTCTGTGGGAAGGCTGTTCCCGGGTATGGAGGCTAAGATTGTGGATGAGGACGGTAAGGAGCTGGGCCGTAACGAG GCcggcgagcttcttctcaaggGACCAAACGTCTTCTCAGGCTACTGGAACAAGCCTGAGCTCAACAAAGAGACCTTTACCGAGGATGGCTGGTACAGAACAGGAGACATCTTCTACTGCTGTCCTCAAGGCCAATTCTACATTACAGATCGAAAGAAGGAGCTCATCAAGTACA AGGGCTTCCAAGTGCCACCCGCAGAGCTCGAATCCAAGCTCCACGGCCGCGAAGACATCGCCGACGTCTGCGTCATCGGCGTCTGGGACAAGGTGCAGCACACCGAGATCCCGCGCGCCTATGTCGTGCTCAAGCCCGGCGTCGCAGAGACGGAGGCCAGGGCCAAAGACATTATTGAGTGGCTCAATGCCAAGGTTGCGCCGCCCAAGAAGCTGCGCGGAGGCGTGCGCTTCATCAAGGAGGTTCCCAAGTCGCAGGCGGGCAAGATTCTGCGACGGGTGCTGAAGGAgcaggccaagaaggaggatgaggcAGAGACGCCAAAGGCGAAGCTGTGA
- the PEX6 gene encoding peroxisomal assembly protein — protein MAVSDGAPVVSHKRRNRRRRQDKPAITARLVLDDRTKGDVGFLSDDLFSDLFPHLANDPNDELVDDVHHVAVAPWAPNANPVDMAWSVVPVLRSGDLSHSTIQFSPSSSALQSFAVTLQQVAPSKLSSHSRSGIEILVLDVAPLPLDTVFVNLESELTKRLESGEGTFYKDHPTSPNAKDVANMTPEERLATALRAALSTLKIVHSGDLFPLPLPPHPVTHLPPNPGKIMLCEPVAQGILTESTKIVLMRGRGIHRRQARPAASMTSDQQLNGNDDEDGTNDQFFSAAEERDRPDAVTDDAVAATETDTDFSGSEQDEELSDDSMDEVISLEAPTLPTTNSMNSLGPGTPMTAGTLRGRKTNGLATPGSVFSNFTSTTARPDRSRGRLFKVHGLRKQIPSGLLHPKPSPEDDEEARIYVDVASLSKIGCFSGDWVRIEAAEEPPLNGFGAFGLGSFSHPDFEVSNWRPVRVYGLPEGYSQRPVTRINSSRKGDRRTSFFESQVQRPSSPAAYASPILIANIDGASYLRISALKKSTYQGKGTLPRFASASQPPYAKDIAIHHIRTPISAERAYQTAVLGGLKRYFAHKLRLVRQGDLIAVPVDAQLGRALQEAPGAGGSEVDDVVALTARSTDSGGEAASHLDSVAWFKVGHIQVQKSDEDEDGAESMWGTVACIDSTTVAMHGSGFETSRIPGIKDSTWPYYLGLKKTPQRGPDGGPPQLADRDQLHVPPLRRQLRELLAAATSQRAVHLKMPPVVILLTSSHRNIGKTTMAKDACSDIGLHTFTIDAYDIISEGGGSGSDVKTEGFLRTRAERAISCGPDCCALLIQHIEALTADRIEASIKEILEDVRVLIATTNEVDKVPDGVRALFTHELEMGAPDEAEREAILRAVIEDRGVSLEPAIDLNAIALKTAALVAGDLLDVVERASVAKRSRLEALSAKSSHSNSMAVTVRDVQVAGGPSARCLTAADFDVAVEAARKNFSDSIGAPKIPNVTWDDVGGLSNVKDAITETIQLPLERPELFAKGMKKRSGILFYGPPGTGKTLLAKAIATEYSLNFFSVKGPELLNMYIGESEANVRRVFQRARDARPCVVFFDELDSVAPKRGNQGDSGGVMDRIVSQLLAELDGMSGGEDAGGVFVIGATNRPDLLDPALLRPGRFDKMLYLGVSDTHEKQQTILEALTRKFTLHPSVSLASVSQRLPFTYTGADFYALCSDAMLKAVTRQAAAVDAKVRALNADPATKHEVSTAYFFDHYATPADIAVMVMEEDFIGAHEELIPSVSAGELAHYEKVRALFEGGADKQKQQQQQQQQQLVVADRGKRPASSTRSGSAGRSASSSKGKGKGKAVATTDDELEADEERVNGKGKGKAVMGFQDGTASDDEDLYE, from the exons ATGGCTGTCTCAGACGGAGCGCCTGTCGTGTCGCACAAGAGACGGAACCGCAGGCGACGTCAAGACAAGCCGGCCATCACCGCCAGACTCGTGCTTGATGACCGCACCAAAGGCGACGTGGGCTTCTTGTCCGACGATCTGTTCTCCGACCTCTTCCCGCACCTAGCAAATG ATCCCAATGACGAGCTCGTCGACGATGTCCACCACGTTGCAGTCGCGCCATGGGCCCCGAATGCGAACCCCGTCGACATGGCCTGGTCCGTTGTGCCGGTACTGCGATCCGGCGACTTGTCCCATTCGACCATCCAGTTCTCGCCCTCCTCGTCGGCGCTTCAGAGCTTCGCCGTGACCCTGCAACAGGTGGCCCCTTCGAAGCTGTCCAGCCACAGCCGCAGCGGCATTGAgatcctcgtcctcgacgTTGCTCCCCTTCCGCTAGACACGGTGTTCGTCAACCTGGAGAGCGAATTGACAAAACGGCTGGAGAGCGGCGAGGGCACCTTTTACAAGGACCATCCGACAAGCCCCAATGCCAAGGACGTTGCCAACATGACGCCCGAGGAGCGTCTAGCCACGGCGCTCAGGGCAGCTCTCAGCACCCTCAAGATTGTCCATTCCGGCGATTTGTTTCcgctgcctctgccgccgcaTCCCGTTACTCACCTGCCGCCTAACCCGGGAAAGATTATGCTTTGCGAGCCCGTTGCCCAGGGCATCCTGACGGAATCTACAAAGATTGTGCTgatgagagggagaggaatcCACCGAAGACAGGCTCGTCCTGCAGCGTCAATGACCTCCGATCAGCAGCTCAACGgcaatgacgacgaggacggcACCAACGATCAGTTCTTTTCGGCTGCCGAAGAGCGCGACCGGCCCGACGCCGTTACCGACGACGCCGTGGCAGCTACAGAGACAGATACCGATTTCTCGGGCTCGGAGCAAGATGAGGAGCTTTCAGATGATTCAATGGACGAAGTCATCTCTTTGGAGGCCCCTACGCTGCCAACGACGAATTCGATGAACTCGCTGGGGCCTGGAACGCCAATGACGGCCGGCACGCTCCGCGGACGAAAAACCAACGGCTTGGCTACACCGGGTTCGGTCTTCTCCAACTTTACATCTACTACTGCTCGTCCTGATCGGTCGCGAGGGAGGCTGTTCAAGGTGCACGGCCTGAGGAAACAGATACCTTCTGGCCTGTTGCATCCCAAACCATCTCccgaagacgatgaagaggcgcGAATCTACGTCGATGTGGCGTCCCTCTCCAAGATTGGGTGCTTCTCCGGCGACTGGGTCCGCATTGAAGCCGCAGAGGAACCTCCCCTGAATGGATTTGGCGCATTTGGACTGGGCAGCTTTAGCCACCCAGACTTTGAGGTGTCCAACTGGCGACCTGTTCGGGTGTATGGCCTGCCAGAGGGCTACTCTCAGCGTCCTGTCACTCGTATCAACAGTTCAAGGAAGGGTGACCGACGGACCTCCTTTTTCGAGTCGCAGGTCCAACGACCTTCCAGCCCGGCAGCTTATGCCTCGCCAATCTTGATTGCAAACATTGATGGAGCCTCATATCTTCGTATATCGGCACTGAAGAAATCTACGTATCAGGGTAAGGGGACGCTGCCGAGGTTCGCAAGCGCCTCACAGCCTCCATATGCCAAAGACATCGCCATTCACCACATAAGAACCCCAATCTCCGCTGAAAGAGCGTATCAAACCGCTGTGTTGGGCGGGCTAAAGCGCTATTTTGCGCATAAACTACGCCTTGTCCGACAGGGAGACTTGATCGCCGTGCCAGTAGATGCGCAGCTGGGCCGAGCTCTCCAAGAGGCTCCAGGTGCTGGCGGCTCCGAAGTTGACGACGTGGTGGCACTGACGGCACGATCAACCGACtctggaggagaagctgcttcacACCTTGACAGCGTTGCTTGGTTCAAAGTGGGCCACATTCAGGTGCAAAAGtcagacgaagacgaggacggaGCTGAATCTATGTGGGGGACTGTCGCTTGCATCGACAGCACAACCGTTGCCATGCACGGCTCAGGATTCGAGACAAGCCGGATCCCCGGTATCAAGGACAGCACCTGGCCTTACTATCTCGGCCTGAAGAAGACGCCGCAACGGGGACCAGACGGTGGCCCTCCGCAACTGGCAGATCGTGACCAACTGCATGTTCCTCCTCTGAGACGCCAGTTGCGGGAGCTACTAGCCGCAGCGACAAGCCAGAGGGCCGTTCATCTGAAGATGCCTCCCGTTGTCATCTTGCTCACCTCCTCGCATCGCAACATTGGAAAGACAACGATGGCCAAGGACGCCTGCAGCGATATTGGCCTGCATACATTCACCATTGACGCCTACGACATCATAAGCGAAGGAGGAGGCAGCGGAAGCGACGTCAAGACAGAAGGCTTCCTAAGAACGCGTGCGGAGCGAGCCATCAGCTGCGGCCCAGACTGCTGTGCGCTCCTCATCCAACACATCGAGGCGCTGACGGCCGACAGAATAGAGGCGTCTATCAAGGAGATACTTGAGGACGTTCGTGTGCTCATTGCCACTACGAATGAGGTCGACAAGGTACCTGACGGAGTCCGCGCCCTCTTCACCCACGAGCTCGAAATGGGCGCCCCTGACGAAGCCGAGCGAGAGGCCATCCTCAGGGCCGTCATCGAAGATCGCGGCGTGTCGCTCGAGCCGGCCATTGACCTCAACGCCATTGCTCTCAAGACAGCCGCCCTGGTGGCTGGCGACCTGCTCGACGTCGTGGAACGCGCCTCCGTGGCCAAGCGTTCCCGTCTCGAGGCGCTCTCTGCGAAATCCAGCCACAGCAACTCAATGGCAGTAACGGTGCGAGACGTCCAAGTTGCCGGCGGACCATCTGCGCGCTGTCTCACCGCCGCCGACTTCGACGTCGCCGTCGAAGCGGCCCGCAAAAACTTCTCCGACTCCATCGGCGCTCCCAAGATCCCCAACGTCACATGGGACGACGTCGGCGGCCTCAGCAACGTCAAGGACGCCATCACAGAGACGATCCAGCTGCCCCTCGAACGCCCCGAGCTCTTCGCCAAGGGCATGAAGAAGCGCTCCGGCATTCTCTTCTACGGGCCTCCCGGCACGGGAAAGACATTACTCGCAAAGGCCATTGCGACAGAGTACAGCCTCAACTTCTTCAGCGTCAAGGGCCCCGAGCTGCTCAACATGTACATTGGTGAGTCCGAAGCCAACGTGCGGCGCGTCTTCCAGCGCGCCCGCGACGCGCGCCCCtgcgtcgtcttcttcgacgAGCTGGATTCCGTGGCGCCCAAGAGAGGAAACCAGGGAGACAGCGGTGGTGTCATGGACCGTATCGTGTCGCAGCTGCTGGCAGAGCTGGACGGCATGTCGGGCGGGGAGGATGCCGGAGGCGTGTTTGTCATTGGAGCCACCAACAGGCCTGATTTGCTGGACCCGGCGTTGCTGCGTCCTGGTCGATTCGACAAGATGCTGTATCTTGGTGTTTCAGACACTCACGAGAAGCAGCAAACCATTTTGGAAGCACTCACTCGAAA ATTCACcctccatccatccgtcTCCCTCGCCTCCGTCTCGCAGCGCCTGCCCTTCACCTACACGGGCGCCGACTTCTACGCCCTCTGCAGCGACGCCATGCTCAAGGCCGTCACACGCCAGGCCGCCGCCGTGGACGCAAAAGTGCGCGCCCTCAACGCCGACCCGGCCACCAAGCACGAGGTCTCGACGGCGTACTTCTTCGACCACTACGCCACGCCCGCGGACATTGCGGTCATGGTCATGGAGGAGGACTTTATCGGCGCGCACGAGGAGCTGATTCCCAGTGTCAGCGCGGGAGAGCTGGCGCATTACGAGAAGGTCAGGGCGCTGTTTGAGGGAGGGGCTGataagcagaagcagcagcagcagcaacagcagcagcagctggtggTAGCAGATCGCGGTAAGAGACCGGCCTCTTCGACGAGATCGGGGAGTGCTGGCAGGTCAGCGTCTTCtagcaagggcaagggcaaaggAAAAGCCGTTGCAACGACGGATGACGAGCTTGAGGCGGATGAGGAGCGTGTCAACGGTAAAGGCAAGGGCAAAGCCGTGATGGGATTTCAAGACGGGACGGCGAGTGATGACGAAGACTTGTATGAGTGA
- a CDS encoding uncharacterized protein (MEROPS:MER0208659~EggNog:ENOG41~TransMembrane:3 (o172-195i449-469o475-495i)) — protein sequence MGHHEDLPSATERGLISPQSAASEVAQHAAEFTKQSEKLSHQRFEDPSPAVAVQADFVTPQDPIIVTSDGNRLPGVPLHEAHKLNVLREDLTQGLSKAAETKQGAVNQEKGPSHGTEARKVDHQPEDQDGPSWQQSEQGTLKRAMPPSHTNPLFPPLPLYGPPSLLRNIQCWFFRATSFVLSLEFLGVIVLGSLFTSIPTYCKRLFLPGQEKKRPFHEQELQNAAIRKEKETEWDPTGVQRRLDVENKTIVDEYPPTEGGKDPIICDVGYYARRVGLDVEDFQVETEDGFIIDLWHVYDPKEHTPLDKASREKLGPTVFEGPGPGPGDPNKKRKFPVLLMHGLLQSSGAYCCNDDQSLAFWLCKSGFDVWLGNNRCGFKPKHVLLEYGDPRMWCWNIRQMGVFDLPALVSRVLHETGFHKIGLICHSQGTTQTLVALAKEQRPDLGEKLTVFCALAPAAYAGPLIGKMYFKFMRIISPAMFRLMFGIHAFIPFMMQMHALLDPRLYGWLGYKVFSFLFDWTDERWDRGLRDRMFQFAPVYVSAESMRWWLGRECFAHHKCILATKEVLKAEESMDGDAGPDPDAGRSDEKAKPPPAEAHEAPPSPSILSSSSQAKQQQQQHRRRHIKGSTAWYNEQVPPFALWVCGDDDLVDGQRLLRRFDAGREPHVRVVHSKVIPEYQHLDVIWAMDAADQVFREIREVLWKTCDARDICRIPEGCDTVAEWVPAEAVETMELMESSSGSGGE from the coding sequence ATGGGCCATCACGAAGATCTTCCAAGTGCAACAGAGCGCGGCCTTATTTCGCCTCAGTCGGCAGCATCCGAGGTCGCACAGCATGCGGCCGAGTTCACCAAACAATCGGAGAAGCTGTCGCACCAGCGTTTTGAGGACCCCTCGCCGGCAGTTGCTGTGCAAGCTGACTTTGTTACGCCACAGGATCCCATTATAGTCACTTCGGATGGCAACCGTCTGCCGGGCGTGCCCTTGCATGAAGCTCACAAGTTAAATGTGCTGCGCGAAGACTTGACGCAAGGACTATcaaaagcagcagagacgaaACAAGGAGCCGTGAATCAAGAAAAAGGGCCAAGCCATGGAACAGAAGCTCGAAAAGTTGATCACCAGCCTGAGGACCAGGATGGACCATCTTGGCAGCAATCGGAGCAAGGAACATTGAAGCGGGCCATGCCTCCGTCGCATACAAACCCATTGTTTCCACCTCTGCCGCTGTACGGCCCGCCATCTCTGCTGCGGAATATCCAATGCTGGTTCTTTAGGGCAACGTCGTTTGTTCTGAGCCTGGAATTCCTCGGCGTGATTGTGCTCGGCTCGCTGTTTACATCCATCCCTACCTACTGTAAAAGGCTATTTCTGCCGGGCCAAGAGAAAAAGCGGCCGTTCCATGAGCAGGAGCTCCAAAACGCCGCcataagaaaagagaaggaaaccGAATGGGACCCAACGGGGGTCCAGAGACGCCTCGATGTTGAAAACAAGACAATAGTAGACGAGTATCCACCGACGGAGGGCGGCAAAGACCCCATCATCTGTGACGTCGGCTACTATGCGCGCAGAGTTGGCCTTGACGTGGAGGACTTCCAAGTCGAGACCGAAGATGGCTTCATCATAGACCTCTGGCACGTCTACGACCCCAAGGAACACACCCCGTTGGATAAGGCGAGCAGAGAGAAACTCGGCCCAACAGTCTTCGAGGGCCCAGGCCCGGGCCCGGGAGATCCAAACAAGAAGCGCAAGTTCCCTGTGCTGCTGATGCACGGCTTGCTGCAGAGCTCGGGGGCATACTGCTGCAACGACGATCAGAGCCTGGCGTTTTGGCTCTGCAAGTCGGGATTCGACGTTTGGCTGGGCAACAACCGCTGCGGCTTCAAGCCAAAGCACGTCTTGCTCGAGTATGGCGATCCGCGCATGTGGTGCTGGAACATCCGGCAGATGGGCGTCTTTGACCTGCCGGCGCTCGTGTCGCGAGTGCTGCACGAGACGGGCTTCCACAAGATTGGCCTCATCTGCCACTCGCAAGGGACAACGCAGACGCTGGTGGCCCTGGCAAAGGAGCAGCGCCCCGATCTGGGCGAGAAGCTGACCGTGTTCTGCGCGTTGGCCCCCGCGGCCTACGCCGGCCCGCTCATCGGCAAGATGTACTTCAAGTTTATGCGCATCATCTCGCCGGCTATGTTTAGGCTCATGTTTGGCATCCACGCCTTCATCCCCTTCATGATGCAGATGCACGCGCTGCTGGATCCGCGGCTGTACGGCTGGCTGGGCTACAAGGTATTTTCGTTCCTGTTCGACTGGACGGACGAGCGCTGGGACCGCGGGCTGCGGGATCGCATGTTCCAGTTCGCGCCGGTGTATGTCAGCGCCGAGTCGATGCGGTGGTGGCTGGGGCGCGAGTGCTTTGCGCATCACAAGTGCATCTTGGCGACCAAGGAGGTGTTGAAGGCGGAAGAGAGCATGGACGGCGATGCTGGGCCGGATCCGGATGCAGGGCGCAGTGACGAAAAGGCAAAACCGCCACCAGCTGAAGCTCATGAGGCcccgccatctccatcaatcctctcgtcgtcatcgcaggccaagcagcagcagcagcagcaccgacGGCGCCACATCAAGGGCTCTACAGCGTGGTACAACGAGCAGGTGCCTCCGTTCGCGCTGTGGGTTTGCGGCGACGATGATCTGGTCGACGGCCAGCGGCTGCTCAGGCGCTTCGACGCTGGGCGCGAGCCGCACGTCAGGGTGGTGCACAGCAAGGTGATTCCCGAGTATCAGCACCTGGACGTTATCTGGGCAATGGATGCGGCCGACCAGGTATTTCGAGAAATCCGCGAGGTGCTGTGGAAGACGTGCGACGCTCGGGATATTTGCAGGATCCCGGAGGGCTGCGATACCGTGGCCGAGTGGGTCCCAGCCGAGGCTGTGGAGACGATGGAGCTGATGGAGtcgagcagcggcagcggcggcgaatAG
- a CDS encoding uncharacterized protein (EggNog:ENOG41), producing the protein MQPRCWRVAGPLLRRQWRSKSPIASSKTTISSSQPSASPSSSSPRPFSTSKYVPVDVQEMKSRPPKIIRDYLTPMPSHLLTTTLSDLLHAPLPPPRASSSALMSPERAVPQGHHLVYFPLQTAASGLASDGADRDHAPSGGQFTRRLWAGGEVRFRDWEDKHGDEEGGLMLDGRAWVCKEEIGDVKVKGGGRADEKVFVDLWRRYGLGHEVGEGRGWEIEERRTLVFMRKPDGEAALPAARVVKYPHPPTHSVAVVPTPAHLFHFSALTFNAHSIHLDPEYARSQDGHKTILVHGPLTLALMLRVLNDHVGAPGGKKTSDRVGGVVKSIVYRNYAPLYVGERMTVCVRRVKERIGEEEEEWDVWVEGPEGGMAAKGSVVVDARKGGVM; encoded by the exons ATGCAGCCGAGATGTTGGAGGGTGGCAGGACCactcctccgccgccaatGGCGCTCCAAGTCACCAATTGCTTCCTCCAAAACGAccatctcatcatcacagccatcagcatcaccatcatcatcatcaccgcgCCCATTCTCCACATCCAAATACGTCCCCGTCGACGTCCAGGAAATGAAAAGCAGACCGCCCAAAATCATCCGCGACTACCTCACCCCGATGCCCTCCCACCTGCTCACAACCACACTGTCAGACCTACTTCACgcaccgctgccgccgccgcgggcTTCTTCCTCGGCGCTCATGTCCCCGGAGAGGGCCGTCCCGCAGGGCCATCACCTGGTGTATTTCCCGCTGCAGACGGCGGCGTCGGGGCTGGCGTCTGATGGGGCGGACCGGGATCATGCGCCGAGTGGGGGGCAGTTTACGAGGAGATTGTGGGCTGGGGGGGAGGTGCGGTTCAGAGACTGGGAGGATAAGCATGGGGATGAAGAGGGGGGGTTGATGCTTGATGGGCGGGCGTGGGTGTGTAAGGAGGAGATTGGGGATGTCAAGGTGAAAGGGGGTGGGAGGGCGGATGAGAAGGTGTTTGTGGATTTGTGGAGGAGGTATGGGCTGGGGCATGAGGttggggaggggagggggtgggagattgaagagaggaggacgtTGGTGTTTATGAGGAAGCCGGATGGAGAGGCGGCGTTGCCTGCTGCGAGAGTTGTCAAAT atcctcatcctcctacACACTCCGTCGCTGTCGTCCCCACGCCTGCTCACCTCTTCCACTTCTCGGCACTCACATTCAACGCCCACTCCATCCACCTGGACCCGGAGTACGCGCGGTCTCAGGACGGGCACAAGACGATTCTGGTTCACGGGCCGTTGACGCTGGCGCTCATGCTGCGCGTGCTCAACGACCATGTTGGCGCTCCTggggggaagaagacgagcgaCAGGGTGGGTGGGGTTGTGAAGTCCATCGTGTATAGGAATTATGCGCCGCTGTATGTGGGTGAGAGGATGACGGTTTGTGTGAGGCGGGTGAAGGAGAGGAttggggaggaggaggaggagtggGATGTTTGGGTTGAAGGACCGGAGGGGGGGATGGCGGCGAAGGGGAGTGTTGTGGTGGATGCGAGGAAGGGGGGCGTGATGTGA
- a CDS encoding uncharacterized protein (BUSCO:EOG092D3T99) yields MIRIPTLRHVATRSLRCAARGAVQQRRWAQVHDVRFLTTQPSQAILEKYREKLSKKASQEGHGSIDDLKAAYSEKIQEQRKKDSTEGTPVSQPNAPSSFPPSKPAPKKASSSGEKPAIKPLGDILDLEKVAELPEKELTAIWRLRHASSPQTLCAVIPAPAYQAMESLARSNPYFVLPVPHESQGAEMHFMQWTFDPASKTSTVLFTQLAEYKARGEFAQPHTTVTHHLDLIKDKGLVLMQGQVMEGRNVQPDHAKWLVMCLQRFYGGWEQKGDELDGQRKERAEERQKLLEWFTNGDPRFSVEKLLEEAERMG; encoded by the exons ATGATCCGAATACCGACGCTGCGACACGTTGCGACCAGgtcgctgcgctgcgctgctcgTGGCGCCGTCCAGCAGCGTCGCTGGGCGCAAGTCCACGATGTCCGATTTCTCACGACGCAGCCCTCACAAGCGATTCTCGAAAAGTACAGGGAGAAGCTCAGCAAAAAGGCGTCTCAGGAAGGACACGGAAGCATCGACGACCTCAAAGCCGCATACTCAGAGAAGATACAGGAGCAGCGCAAGAAGGACTCC ACCGAGGGCACACCAGTCTCACAGCCCAATGCGCCCTCCTCTTTCCCGCCCTCAAAGCCCGCTCCAAAGAAGGCCTCTTCCTCCGGCGAAAAGCCAGCCATCAAGCCTCTTGGCGATATCCTCGATCTCGAAAAAGTCGCCGAGCTGCCCGAGAAGGAGCTCACAGCCATCTGGCGCCTCCGCCATGCCTCCTCTCCACAGACCCTATGCGCCGTCATCCCCGCGCCGGCATACCAAGCAATGGAATCTCTCGCCCGCAGCAACCCTTACTTCGTCCTTCCAGTGCCGCACGAGAGCCAGGGCGCGGAGATGCACTTCATGCAGTGGACCTTTGACCCGGCGTCCAAGACCAGCACGGTGCTGTTCACGCAGCTGGCCGAGTACAAGGCCAGGGGGGAGTTTGCGCAGCCGCACACCACGGTGACGCATCACCTCGACTTGATTAAGGATAAAGGTCTAGTTTTGATGCAGGGACAAGTCATGGAGGGAAGGAATGTGCAGCCGGACCACGCGAAATGGCTGGTCATGTGTTTGCAGCGATTCTATGGCGGATGGGAACAGAAGGGCGATGAGCTGGACGGacagaggaaagaaagggctGAAGAAAGACAGAAGCTGTTGGAGTGGTTTACCAACGGCGACCCGAGATTTAGCgttgagaagctgctggaagaggcGGAGAGAATGGGATGA